GGCGACGACGGTCGCGCGTTCGAAGTGCAGATCCGCACGCAGGAAATGCACCGCTTCGCGGAGTACGGTGTCGCCGCGCACTGGCGTTACAAGGAAGCGGGCGCGCGCGGCTATGGCGGCCAGTTCTCGGCGAGCGACAAGTACGACGAGAAGATCGCGTGGCTGCGCCAGCTGCTCGCCTGGAAGGACGACGTCGAGGACGGCACGGAAATATCGGGTGACCAGGCGTGGGCCCAATTGCGCGAGACGTCGCTCGATGATGACCACATCTACGTGCTGACGCCGCAGGCGCGCGTGATTGCGTTGCCGCAGGGCGCGACGCCGGTCGATTTCGCCTACCACCTGCATAGCGAGCTCGGCCATCGCTGCCGCGGCGCGCGAGTCGACGGTGTGATGGTGCCGCTGAACACGGCGCTTGCGAACGGCCAGACGGTCGAGATCGTCGCGGTGAAGGAGGGCGGACCGTCACGCGACTGGCTGAACCTGCAACTCGGCTACCTGAAGAGTCCGCGTGCGCGGCAGAAGGTGCGTGCGTGGTTCAACTCGATCGAGCAGGAAGAGAATATCGCGCACGGTCGCGCGCTCGTCGAAAAGACGCTGCAGCGCGAAGGCAAGACGTCGGTCAACCTCGACAACCTCGCCGCGAAGCTCGGCTTCAAGTCACCCGAGGAGTTGTTCTCGGTCGTCGGCAAGGAAGAGTTCAGCCTGCGCAACGTTGAACATGCGCTGTCCGATGCGCCGCCGCCCGAGCATGCGCCCGAGGCGCCCGCCGATTTCGAGAAGCGCAGCAGCGGGGCGAGTGTTGCGCATGGCGCGTCTGCGGGCGTGCTGGTGGTCGGCGTCGATGCGCTGCTGACTCAGCTTGCGCGCTGCTGCCGTCCGGCTCCGCCGGACCCGATCAGCGGTTTCGTGACGCGCGGCAAGGGGATGTCGATTCACCGCAGCGACTGCCCGACCTTCCGGCGGATGGCCGAACGGTCCCCGGAGCGTGTGCTGCAGACAACCTGGTCGGCCGATGTGCTGGGCGGCCGTGGCGTGTCCGTCTATCCGGTGGACCTGATGATCGAAGCGAGCGACCGGCAAGGCTTGCTGCGCGACATCTCCGAAGTGTTCGCACGCGAGAAGATGAACGTGGTGGGCGTGAAGACGCAGAGCCGCCGGAATGCGGCATTCATGCAGTTCACGGTCGAAGTGTCGAATTCCGCACAGGTGCAGCGTGCGTGCACGCTGCTCGGCGAAGTGCCGGGCGTGGTGCGGGCGGCCCGTAAGGCGTGAGGTCTTCGGAAACGGGGTTGGAGCACGATCCTTTGCTGCGACCGCATAAAACACTTGCCAAGTGCGCGAGGGCTCCATATAATCTTAGCTTCTCTAGGCTCGTAGCTCAGCTGGTTAGAGCACCACCTTGACATGGTGGGGGTCGTTGGTTCGAGTCCAATCGAGCCTACCAACGAATTGAGAATGCCCAGTTTCCGGGTGTTCGATGCAGTAAATAACTCAACGCGAACAAGGCGAATACGGTTATGACACCGCGAACGTTGACCGAAACCTTTTCGGAGCGACGCTAGTCGAGGAACGTTTTCGCCCTTTCAGTTTGAGTGAAGTATCGAATGCGGCCCCTCGAAAGCGGGGCCGCATTTTTTTTGTCGCGAAATTTTCGCGCGTGACTTTGATATCGCGTGCTTGGTTTGCCGCCCACTGTCGGCATCACGGAGATTGCTATGGTTTCGATACGCTTGCCTGACGGCTCAGTTCGACAATACGAGCATCCGGTGACAGTTGCCGAGGTTGCGGCCTCGATCGGTCCCGGCCTTGCGAAGGCTGCGCTTGGTGGCAAGCTCGACGGGGAGCTCGTCGATACGTCCACGGTCATCGATCGCGACGCATCGCTTGCGATCGTCACGGACAAGGATGCCGACGGTCTCGACATCATCCGTCACTCGACCGCGCACTTGCTTGCCTACGCGGTGAAGGACCTGTACCCGGATGCGCAGGTGACGATCGGCCCGGTGATCGACAACGGCTTCTATTACGATTTCTCGTATAACCGTCCGTTCACGCCCGAAGATCTGGAAAAGATCGAAAAGCGCATGCAGGAACTCGCGAAGAAGGACGAGCCGGTGACGCGTCGCGTCGTGTCTCGCGACGAGGCGGCCGGCTATTTCCGTAGCCTTGGCGAGAAGTACAAGGCCGAAATCATCGAATCGATTCCGCAAAGCGACGAAATCAAGCTGTACTCGCACGGCGGCTTCACGGACCTCTGCCGTGGCCCGCACGTGCCGTCGACCGGCAAGCTGAAGGTCTTCAAGCTGATGAAGGTCGCGGGTGCGTACTGGCGTGGCGACTCGAAGAACGAGCAGCTGCAGCGCATCTACGGCACGGCCTGGACGAAGAAGGAAGACCAGGATCAATACCTGCACATGCTCGAGGAAGCGGAAAAGCGCGACCACCGCAAGCTCGGCAAGCAACTCGACCTGTTCCACATGCAGGAAGAGTCGCCGGGCATGGTGTTCTGGCATCCGAAGGGCTGGGCGCTGTGGCAGCAGGTCGAGCAGTACATGCGTCGCCGCGTGAACGAGGCCGGCTACCTCGAGATCAAGACGCCGATGATCATGGACCGTTCGCTGTGGGAGGCGTCGGGCCACTGGCAGAACTACCGCGAGAACATGTTCACGACGGAGTCGGAGAAGCGCGACTACGCGATCAAGCCGATGAACTGTCCGGGTCACGTTCAGGTGTTCAAGCACGGCCTGCGCTCGTACCGCGACCTGCCGCTGCGCTATGCGGAATTCGGTTCGTGCCATCGCAACGAGGCCTCGGGTGCGCTGCATGGCCTGATGCGCGTGCGCGGCTTCGTGCAGGACGATGCTCATATCTTCTGTACGGAAGAGCAGTTCATTGCCGAGTCGATCGCATTCAACACGCTGGCGATGAGCGTCTACAAGGATTTCGGGTTCGAGCACATCGACATCAAGCTGTCGCTGCGCCCTGACCAGCGGGCGGGCACCGACGAAACGTGGGATCGCGCGGAGCAGGGTTTGCGCGACGCGCTGACGGCGTGCGGCCTGTCGTGGGAAGAGCTGCCGGGCGAGGGTGCGTTCTACGGCCCGAAGATCGAATACCACATCAAGGATGCGCTTGGCCGCTCATGGCAGTGCGGCACGCTGCAGCTCGACATGGTGCTGCCGGAGCGCCTCGGCGCCGAATACGTCGCGGAAGACAACAGCCGCCGCCGGCCCGTGATGTTGCACCGTGCGATCGTGGGTTCGATGGAGCGATTCCTCGGCATTCTGATCGAGCACCACGCTGGTGCAATGCCGGTCTGGCTCGCGCCGTTCCAGGCAATTGTGCTCAATATCGCCGAAAGTCAGGCGGAATATGCACAATCTCTGGCCCAAACGTTGCAAAAACAAGGGGTTAGAGTGGCAGCCGATTTGCGCAACGAGAAGATTAGCTATAAAATACGCGAGCACACGCTGGAAAAGGTGCCTTATCTCCTCGTCGTGGGCGATAAGGAGCGTGATGCGCAAACGGTAGCCGTGCGTGCCCGTGGCGGCGTCGATCTTGGCGTTATGCCGATCGAAGCCTTCGTTGAGCGTCTGCAGGAAGACCTGCGCTCGTTCAAGTAACCGCCCTGGCAGCGCGGCTCGTTTTTTTAATTTTTAGAGGAAACGTAACATCGCTACTGATAAGTCGTCGCATCGCATCAACGGTGAAATCACTGCGCCGGAAGTGCGTCTGGTCGGGATCGAGAACGAACCGCTCGGTATCGTAAAACTCGCTGATGCTTTCCGTAAATCGGAAGAGCTGGATGTTGACCTGGTGGAAATCGCGCCGCAAGCGGTTCCGCCGGTCTGCCGTCTGATGGACTACGGCAAGTTCAAGTATCAGGAGTCCAAGAAGCAGCATGAAGCGAAGCTGAAGCAGAAGGTCATCCAGGTGAAGGAAGTCAAATTCCGCCCGGGTACCGATGACGGTGACTACAACGTCAAGCTTCGCAATCTCGTGCGCTTCCTCGAAGAGGGCGACAAGACGAAGATCACGTTGCGTTTCCGCGGCCGCGAAATGGCTCACCAGGAGATCGGCATGCGGATGCTTGAGCGTCTGCGCACGGATCTCGAGGAAGTCGGCCAGGTCGAGCAGATGCCGAAGATGGAAGGGCGCCAGATGATCATGGTGCTCTCGCCGAAGAAAAAGAAGTGACGGGCCCGTGCGCATGCCGCGCAGGTTCGAAAGTGGTTCGGTGCGTTGCCCGGTCAGGGCGGCGCGCCAACAATGACGGCGGCTGCGCAAGCCGTTCGCCGTACACAAGTGGACTGGGTTTCGAAGGGCGGGTCAAGGGCGCAAGCCAACCGCACACCCATCGCCATCAAATAAACTGGAGTTGTTCGTCATGCCTAAGATGAAGACCAAGAAGAGTGCTGCAAAGCGCTTCGTGGTGCGTCCGGGCGGTACCGTCAAGCGCGGTCAAGCCTTCAAGCGTCACATCCTGACCAAGAAAACCACGAAGAACAAGCGTCACCTGCGCGGCGCAACGGCAGTTCATGATTCCGATCTGAACTCCGTCCGCGCAATGCTGCCGTTCGCGTAACCCCTCAACTGATACTCCAAGGAGAGAAACATGCCTCGAGTCAAACGTGGGGTAACCGCACGGGCCCGCCACAAGAAGATCATCAACCTGGCCAAGGGTTATCGCGGCCGTCGCAATAA
The sequence above is a segment of the Burkholderia diffusa genome. Coding sequences within it:
- a CDS encoding RelA/SpoT family protein, which produces MTESVSASSVAAPSFDDVLAFVRERAGDARLSSGELLADHSAGTASIMRTLNVDPHAMQAAALFVLTPHLSDPERELTERFGDEVARLVSDVRKLLRLGTVSLRAAQNAMPDAGRDAAQERRTQIEALRKMLLAFAQDIRVVLIRLASRLQSLRYYAAAKIDPPPDVARETLEIYAPLANRLGIWQLKWELEDLAFRFEDPVTYKRIARLLDEKRIEREAYVAQAIERLQRELAEAHIPADVSGRPKHIYSIWRKMRGKELDFSELYDVRAFRVIVPDIKDCYAVLGIVHHLWQPVPKEFDDYISRPKPNGYKSLHTVVVGDDGRAFEVQIRTQEMHRFAEYGVAAHWRYKEAGARGYGGQFSASDKYDEKIAWLRQLLAWKDDVEDGTEISGDQAWAQLRETSLDDDHIYVLTPQARVIALPQGATPVDFAYHLHSELGHRCRGARVDGVMVPLNTALANGQTVEIVAVKEGGPSRDWLNLQLGYLKSPRARQKVRAWFNSIEQEENIAHGRALVEKTLQREGKTSVNLDNLAAKLGFKSPEELFSVVGKEEFSLRNVEHALSDAPPPEHAPEAPADFEKRSSGASVAHGASAGVLVVGVDALLTQLARCCRPAPPDPISGFVTRGKGMSIHRSDCPTFRRMAERSPERVLQTTWSADVLGGRGVSVYPVDLMIEASDRQGLLRDISEVFAREKMNVVGVKTQSRRNAAFMQFTVEVSNSAQVQRACTLLGEVPGVVRAARKA
- the thrS gene encoding threonine--tRNA ligase; this translates as MVSIRLPDGSVRQYEHPVTVAEVAASIGPGLAKAALGGKLDGELVDTSTVIDRDASLAIVTDKDADGLDIIRHSTAHLLAYAVKDLYPDAQVTIGPVIDNGFYYDFSYNRPFTPEDLEKIEKRMQELAKKDEPVTRRVVSRDEAAGYFRSLGEKYKAEIIESIPQSDEIKLYSHGGFTDLCRGPHVPSTGKLKVFKLMKVAGAYWRGDSKNEQLQRIYGTAWTKKEDQDQYLHMLEEAEKRDHRKLGKQLDLFHMQEESPGMVFWHPKGWALWQQVEQYMRRRVNEAGYLEIKTPMIMDRSLWEASGHWQNYRENMFTTESEKRDYAIKPMNCPGHVQVFKHGLRSYRDLPLRYAEFGSCHRNEASGALHGLMRVRGFVQDDAHIFCTEEQFIAESIAFNTLAMSVYKDFGFEHIDIKLSLRPDQRAGTDETWDRAEQGLRDALTACGLSWEELPGEGAFYGPKIEYHIKDALGRSWQCGTLQLDMVLPERLGAEYVAEDNSRRRPVMLHRAIVGSMERFLGILIEHHAGAMPVWLAPFQAIVLNIAESQAEYAQSLAQTLQKQGVRVAADLRNEKISYKIREHTLEKVPYLLVVGDKERDAQTVAVRARGGVDLGVMPIEAFVERLQEDLRSFK
- the infC gene encoding translation initiation factor IF-3 — translated: MATDKSSHRINGEITAPEVRLVGIENEPLGIVKLADAFRKSEELDVDLVEIAPQAVPPVCRLMDYGKFKYQESKKQHEAKLKQKVIQVKEVKFRPGTDDGDYNVKLRNLVRFLEEGDKTKITLRFRGREMAHQEIGMRMLERLRTDLEEVGQVEQMPKMEGRQMIMVLSPKKKK
- the rpmI gene encoding 50S ribosomal protein L35, which produces MPKMKTKKSAAKRFVVRPGGTVKRGQAFKRHILTKKTTKNKRHLRGATAVHDSDLNSVRAMLPFA